The Stratiformator vulcanicus genome has a segment encoding these proteins:
- the aspS gene encoding aspartate--tRNA ligase, with translation MLRTHTCGDLRKDHVGESTTLCGWVQNYRDHGGLVFIDLRDRYGLTQVVFNPDFDPEMHAVARDLRAEDVIQVTGEVIARGVDGKGKSLENPKLPTGQIEVRARELSVLNKSKTPPFEPNSQNLPNEELRLKYRFIDLRRKPLQDAMVMKHRLMQITRNYFDIKGFLEIETPILGKSTPEGARDYLVPSRIHEGAFYALPQSPQIYKQILMVAGYDRYYQIARCFRDEDLRADRQPEFTQVDIEMAFVEREDVLTTIDGLIAAYYEAFKGKELPTPLPRFSHAEVMERFGTDKPDMRFGMELVDVKEIAAECGFGVFKGTIDNGGRVRGINAKGAAGKYSRKDIDGLTEFVKGYGAKGLAFFRVKEEEGKLQLDSPIAKFFEPEHQAAIIEKLGGEAGDLLFFVADKAPVTSAALAALRNRLGKELELYGPDDFDCHWVLDFPLVVWDEEENRWEAEHHPFCMVHPDDADLMATDPGKVRAASYDLVCNGYEAASGSVRIHDPKVQQQVFDLIGMSAEEAEKRFDFLLEALRYGAPPHAGIALGLDRWVMMFGDIPNIRDVIAFPKTQKASDLMSGAPGEVDTKQLKELHIKVDASK, from the coding sequence ATGCTTCGGACCCATACCTGCGGCGACCTGCGCAAAGATCACGTCGGCGAATCGACCACGCTGTGCGGGTGGGTCCAGAATTATCGCGACCACGGCGGACTTGTCTTCATCGATCTGCGAGACCGCTACGGGCTGACGCAAGTCGTCTTCAATCCTGACTTTGACCCCGAAATGCATGCCGTCGCTCGTGATCTGCGGGCCGAAGACGTCATTCAGGTCACGGGGGAAGTGATCGCCCGCGGCGTCGACGGTAAAGGCAAATCGCTGGAGAACCCGAAGCTCCCGACCGGCCAGATCGAAGTCCGTGCGCGGGAACTGAGCGTCCTCAACAAATCGAAGACGCCCCCCTTCGAGCCGAACTCGCAGAACCTGCCGAACGAGGAACTCCGGCTCAAATATCGCTTCATCGACCTGCGTCGCAAGCCGCTGCAAGACGCCATGGTGATGAAGCATCGCCTGATGCAGATCACGCGAAACTACTTCGACATCAAGGGCTTTCTGGAGATCGAGACCCCGATCCTCGGCAAGAGCACGCCGGAGGGAGCCCGCGACTATCTCGTCCCCAGCCGGATTCACGAAGGCGCCTTCTATGCCCTGCCCCAAAGCCCACAGATCTACAAGCAAATTTTGATGGTCGCCGGCTACGACCGGTACTATCAGATCGCCCGCTGCTTTCGAGACGAAGACCTCCGCGCTGATCGCCAGCCGGAGTTCACGCAGGTCGACATCGAGATGGCGTTCGTCGAACGCGAAGACGTTCTGACCACGATCGACGGTTTGATCGCCGCGTACTACGAAGCGTTTAAGGGCAAAGAACTGCCGACTCCCCTGCCCCGTTTCAGTCACGCCGAGGTCATGGAACGCTTCGGCACCGACAAGCCCGACATGCGATTCGGCATGGAACTGGTCGATGTCAAAGAGATCGCGGCCGAATGCGGCTTCGGGGTCTTTAAAGGCACGATCGACAACGGCGGCCGCGTCCGCGGAATCAATGCCAAGGGCGCCGCCGGCAAGTACAGCCGCAAAGACATCGACGGCCTGACCGAGTTCGTTAAAGGCTACGGGGCCAAGGGTCTCGCCTTCTTCCGGGTGAAGGAAGAGGAGGGCAAATTACAGCTCGACTCCCCCATTGCCAAGTTCTTCGAGCCGGAACATCAGGCGGCGATCATCGAGAAGCTGGGCGGCGAAGCGGGCGACCTGCTGTTCTTCGTGGCCGACAAAGCCCCGGTCACGAGTGCCGCGCTGGCCGCACTGAGGAACCGTCTGGGCAAGGAATTGGAGCTTTACGGTCCCGATGACTTCGATTGCCATTGGGTCCTCGACTTCCCGCTCGTCGTGTGGGATGAAGAGGAGAATCGCTGGGAGGCCGAGCACCACCCGTTCTGCATGGTTCACCCGGACGACGCCGACCTAATGGCGACCGATCCGGGCAAGGTCCGAGCGGCCTCCTATGACCTCGTCTGCAACGGCTACGAAGCGGCCTCGGGCAGCGTGCGTATTCACGACCCGAAGGTCCAGCAGCAGGTGTTCGACCTGATCGGCATGTCGGCCGAAGAAGCGGAGAAGCGATTCGACTTCCTGTTGGAAGCACTCCGCTACGGCGCTCCGCCCCACGCCGGCATCGCGCTGGGCCTGGACCGCTGGGTCATGATGTTCGGCGACATCCCCAACATCCGCGACGTGATCGCCTTCCCGAAAACGCAAAAGGCCTCCGACCTGATGAGCGGCGCCCCCGGCGAGGTCGACACCAAACAGCTTAAAGAACTGCACATCAAGGTCGACGCGTCGAAGTGA
- a CDS encoding DnaJ C-terminal domain-containing protein has product MAEDYYKTLGVSREASADEIRKAYRKLARENHPDVKPDDKAAAKRFKEIQEAYSVLGSAEKRTQYDRYGHAFQGAPGGGGGQYRHPGGGGQPDLNDIFGEGFDLGDLFGGAFGGGASSARGPRAARPRQARGADARAEITVPFTVAAEGGKHDLRIDRDGKPESISIKVPAGIKEGGTIRLAGQGQPGYSGGPAGDLLITIHIAAHPHFRREGSNLLVDVPVTPSEAVLGAKVEVPTLSEGTLMLTIPPGTSSGKKLRLRGKGVIDPKTKNRGDQFVVVKIVVPEDPTDDHRKLYEELKGLETDPRENLWQ; this is encoded by the coding sequence ATGGCTGAAGACTATTACAAGACGCTCGGCGTCTCCCGCGAAGCCTCGGCGGATGAAATCCGCAAGGCCTATCGCAAGCTGGCCCGCGAAAATCACCCCGACGTCAAGCCGGACGATAAGGCCGCCGCGAAACGCTTCAAAGAGATTCAGGAGGCCTACAGCGTGCTGGGCAGCGCCGAAAAGCGCACCCAGTACGATCGCTACGGCCACGCCTTTCAGGGAGCGCCGGGTGGAGGCGGCGGACAGTATCGCCATCCCGGGGGCGGCGGGCAGCCTGATCTGAACGACATCTTTGGGGAGGGCTTCGATCTGGGCGACCTGTTCGGCGGAGCCTTCGGCGGCGGGGCCTCCAGCGCCCGCGGTCCCCGCGCTGCCCGACCTCGCCAGGCACGCGGTGCGGATGCGCGGGCGGAGATCACCGTGCCATTCACCGTGGCCGCCGAGGGGGGAAAGCACGACCTGCGGATCGATCGCGACGGAAAACCGGAATCGATCTCGATCAAAGTCCCGGCAGGCATCAAAGAGGGCGGCACGATCCGCCTCGCCGGACAGGGCCAACCGGGCTACAGCGGCGGACCAGCCGGTGACCTGCTTATTACAATTCACATCGCCGCCCATCCGCACTTCCGCCGCGAAGGCTCGAACCTGCTGGTCGACGTCCCCGTCACGCCGTCCGAAGCGGTCCTCGGAGCCAAAGTCGAAGTCCCGACGCTCTCGGAGGGCACGCTCATGCTCACCATCCCGCCCGGAACTTCGAGCGGCAAGAAATTAAGACTCCGCGGCAAAGGCGTGATCGACCCAAAAACCAAAAACCGCGGCGACCAATTCGTCGTGGTGAAAATCGTCGTGCCGGAAGACCCGACAGACGACCATCGAAAGTTGTATGAAGAATTAAAAGGGTTGGAGACGGACCCGCGAGAAAACCTGTGGCAGTGA
- the scpB gene encoding SMC-Scp complex subunit ScpB translates to MADADLDIDPDEESIELGFEDDIESAYRRALNVIDEADLGTSPDAAEPEADETAPQVPQSAPRVQARQVIEAALFVGGIDLTLKRLRELLGDEYSAESIERMVAEIDERYRNEGRPYEITFGEGGYRFTLRSEFEAVRARVFGLGPRDVRLTPETLEVLSLVAYRQPVTREDIEGMRDGNAGPILNNLVRRGLLHVERSKESKQPATYATTDRFLEVFGLADLDDMPQIENLRFK, encoded by the coding sequence ATGGCTGACGCAGATTTGGACATCGACCCTGATGAGGAATCGATCGAACTCGGATTCGAGGACGACATCGAATCGGCGTATCGCCGTGCCCTCAATGTGATCGATGAAGCCGATCTCGGAACGTCGCCCGACGCTGCCGAACCCGAAGCGGACGAGACAGCGCCGCAGGTCCCCCAAAGCGCTCCTCGGGTGCAGGCACGCCAGGTCATCGAGGCGGCGCTCTTCGTGGGCGGCATCGACCTCACGCTGAAGCGCCTTCGCGAATTGCTGGGCGACGAATACTCGGCTGAGTCGATCGAGCGAATGGTCGCCGAAATCGACGAACGATACCGAAATGAAGGACGACCCTACGAGATCACGTTCGGTGAGGGCGGATACCGATTTACGCTGCGCTCCGAATTCGAAGCGGTCCGAGCGCGGGTGTTCGGTCTGGGCCCGCGGGACGTCAGGCTGACCCCCGAAACGCTTGAGGTGCTGTCGCTGGTCGCCTATCGCCAGCCGGTCACCCGGGAAGACATCGAAGGCATGCGTGATGGCAATGCAGGGCCGATTTTGAATAACCTCGTCCGCCGGGGCTTGCTCCACGTTGAGCGAAGTAAGGAGTCGAAGCAGCCCGCCACCTACGCCACGACCGACCGGTTTCTGGAGGTATTCGGTCTGGCCGACCTCGACGACATGCCGCAGATCGAAAACCTGAGATTCAAATAA
- a CDS encoding endonuclease V has protein sequence MTTSSPQFHEPPDLKAELAKLLRQIPPGQVTTFGDLARALGDIKAAKWIASALPEPSPTELPESRRVVRQTGEISPAGGTDPAQRIEQLRSAGVPMRDNRVRLDECRFRDFASAQPLRQLARQQELVRPKVSIESMPEMPDVVAGIDVSYQSDGTAVAAYVEMAADSSEPLCVVTAKVPAPLPYITGYLAFREIPAHLAAIKKARQRGDLAPLLLVDGNGILHPRRCGVASQLGVVLDHPTVGVGKKLLCGKVGSEGTITDAEGEIGRIVKPTPASKPLYVSPGHCCDLADATAVVRKFFRGHRLPEPLYLADRLSRKVARESSS, from the coding sequence GTGACGACCTCCTCGCCTCAATTCCACGAACCGCCCGATTTAAAAGCGGAATTGGCTAAGCTGCTTCGCCAGATTCCGCCCGGCCAAGTCACGACCTTCGGTGACCTCGCGCGGGCTCTTGGCGATATCAAAGCGGCGAAATGGATCGCGAGCGCACTGCCCGAACCATCGCCTACCGAACTGCCCGAGTCGCGAAGAGTCGTGCGGCAAACCGGAGAAATCAGCCCGGCCGGAGGAACCGATCCCGCGCAGCGAATTGAGCAATTGCGTTCCGCCGGCGTGCCGATGCGGGACAATCGGGTCCGACTCGACGAATGCCGGTTTCGCGATTTCGCCTCGGCGCAGCCGCTGCGGCAGTTGGCGAGGCAACAGGAACTGGTCCGCCCGAAGGTAAGCATCGAATCAATGCCCGAGATGCCCGATGTCGTTGCGGGGATCGACGTCTCGTATCAATCGGACGGCACCGCGGTCGCTGCTTACGTCGAGATGGCTGCCGATTCTTCCGAACCTTTGTGCGTGGTCACGGCGAAAGTTCCCGCGCCGCTCCCCTACATCACCGGCTACCTCGCGTTTCGCGAGATCCCGGCCCATCTGGCCGCGATCAAGAAAGCTCGGCAGCGCGGCGATCTTGCTCCGCTGCTATTGGTTGACGGAAACGGCATTCTCCATCCGCGACGCTGCGGCGTCGCGTCTCAACTCGGCGTCGTGCTCGATCACCCGACCGTCGGGGTCGGTAAGAAATTGCTCTGCGGGAAGGTCGGCAGTGAAGGCACCATCACCGATGCGGAGGGCGAAATCGGTCGAATCGTCAAACCGACGCCCGCCTCGAAGCCGCTGTATGTCTCACCCGGACATTGCTGCGATCTTGCGGATGCGACCGCCGTCGTCCGTAAGTTTTTTCGAGGACATCGGCTCCCGGAGCCGCTCTATCTCGCCGATCGCCTCAGCCGCAAAGTCGCCCGCGAAAGCTCGTCTTGA
- a CDS encoding NAD(P)H-hydrate epimerase codes for MRKSQPLTREQVREVDRIAIEDFGMPGLVLMENAGRNCAELLRSKLSGGTVTICCGKGNNGGDGFVIARHLLNQGYDIRLLVFADPSGLAGDAKVNYEIARRMDADICIFDSNQPTAEIAEALGGADWIVDALLGTGTSGELREPFPAIHAAINASRANVFAVDIPSGLDCDSGQPLGTTVRADVTATFVAEKLGFRNEAARELTGEVHVIDIGAPHMIIDRIRSSA; via the coding sequence ATGCGTAAGAGCCAACCACTCACTCGTGAACAGGTCCGCGAGGTCGATCGCATCGCGATCGAAGATTTCGGCATGCCCGGACTCGTGCTCATGGAGAACGCGGGCCGAAATTGCGCCGAGCTACTTCGATCGAAACTCTCCGGCGGCACCGTGACCATTTGCTGCGGCAAGGGGAACAACGGTGGTGACGGCTTCGTGATTGCCCGGCATTTGCTCAATCAGGGGTACGACATTCGGCTGCTCGTATTCGCCGACCCCTCCGGTCTCGCCGGTGATGCAAAGGTGAATTACGAAATTGCCCGCCGCATGGACGCCGACATCTGCATCTTCGACTCCAACCAACCGACTGCCGAGATCGCCGAGGCCTTGGGTGGGGCCGACTGGATCGTTGATGCGTTGCTGGGAACCGGAACCAGCGGCGAACTCCGCGAACCGTTCCCGGCGATTCACGCCGCGATCAATGCGAGCCGGGCTAACGTGTTTGCCGTCGACATCCCGTCAGGACTCGATTGCGACTCGGGGCAGCCGCTGGGAACGACGGTTCGTGCGGACGTCACGGCGACGTTCGTGGCCGAGAAGCTCGGATTCCGAAACGAAGCGGCTCGCGAATTGACCGGCGAAGTCCATGTAATCGATATTGGTGCCCCGCACATGATTATCGACCGGATCCGCTCCTCGGCCTGA
- a CDS encoding SDR family NAD(P)-dependent oxidoreductase, which translates to MIEEYADRWAVVTGASSGIGAEYARVLASRGMHVILVARRKERLKELAAELFDKHGTRTEVISADLSQSEEVGRLFREIEQLDVPVEILVNNAGFGVVADIPNTSREDVLDLIRVNISALTDLTYRFLPSMIERRHGAILNIASVAGFQPVAYMGAYAASKSYVLHFSEALWAETRDHNVTVIAVCPGPTRTEFFDVAGVSGWLKKQSAQTPEQVVKSSLKAAERNRQFVITGWRNRLLSLLVRMAPRKIAVLESRKYFRPKPRNASSSHAVSTDEIAKDSESSAKSA; encoded by the coding sequence TTGATTGAAGAATACGCAGACCGCTGGGCCGTCGTGACCGGTGCGTCATCAGGAATTGGGGCCGAGTACGCGCGCGTGCTCGCCTCACGCGGGATGCACGTGATCCTGGTCGCTCGGCGGAAAGAGCGGCTCAAAGAACTTGCCGCCGAGTTGTTCGATAAACACGGCACCCGAACCGAAGTTATTTCAGCCGACCTCTCCCAAAGTGAGGAAGTCGGGCGACTGTTTCGAGAGATCGAGCAGCTTGACGTTCCGGTCGAAATTCTGGTCAACAACGCGGGGTTCGGTGTTGTAGCCGACATCCCAAATACGTCTCGCGAAGACGTGCTCGACCTGATCCGAGTCAATATTTCGGCGCTCACGGATCTCACCTATCGGTTTCTGCCCTCCATGATTGAACGGCGACACGGGGCGATTCTCAATATCGCCAGCGTCGCCGGCTTTCAGCCGGTCGCCTATATGGGAGCGTACGCGGCCAGTAAGTCGTACGTTCTGCATTTCAGTGAAGCCCTGTGGGCGGAGACGCGCGACCACAACGTGACGGTCATCGCGGTTTGCCCCGGTCCGACCCGAACGGAATTCTTTGACGTCGCCGGGGTCTCCGGCTGGCTCAAGAAACAGTCGGCTCAAACGCCGGAGCAGGTGGTGAAGTCTTCGCTGAAGGCCGCCGAGCGCAACCGCCAGTTTGTGATTACCGGTTGGCGAAATCGGCTGCTCTCGCTGCTTGTCCGGATGGCGCCCCGCAAGATCGCCGTGCTGGAGAGCCGGAAATATTTCCGGCCGAAACCGCGAAACGCATCCTCATCGCACGCGGTATCAACGGACGAGATCGCCAAGGACTCAGAATCTTCGGCGAAATCGGCCTGA
- a CDS encoding alpha/beta hydrolase: MRSNAHNLRRIAFRIARTIGFGYLAIVVMFAYFQRALMYPALQVERLAAQAVDHEFDSLSDVTQETSDGLTLHGWHAKPSRPEGASESDPQRRAILFFHGNGGHRGHRLWEYHLFAKFGWETIVFDYRGYGENAGSPSEDGLVADAKAAWKYATEVAGLKPSNIVLFGESLGGGVAIRLAADLFEAKTPPAALVVRSTFRTMTDAAVHRFPWLPVRLLLLDRYESIGLAQQIECPVLVFHGDRDTVIPIDHARDLFDSFPEESDSGVPRQFVLLDGADHNNYADVAGVEFQRELKAFLDKVISTEERDP, translated from the coding sequence GTGCGTTCGAATGCCCACAATCTGCGAAGGATCGCGTTTCGGATTGCGCGAACCATCGGATTCGGATATCTCGCGATTGTGGTGATGTTTGCGTATTTCCAGCGGGCGTTGATGTATCCCGCACTACAGGTCGAACGGCTCGCCGCCCAAGCGGTCGACCACGAATTCGATTCGCTCAGCGACGTCACGCAGGAAACGTCGGATGGCTTAACGCTGCACGGTTGGCACGCCAAGCCGAGTCGGCCCGAGGGGGCTTCCGAAAGTGACCCGCAGCGACGTGCGATTTTGTTCTTTCACGGCAACGGCGGCCATCGGGGCCATCGCCTGTGGGAGTATCACCTGTTCGCCAAGTTCGGCTGGGAAACGATCGTTTTCGATTACCGGGGTTACGGCGAAAACGCAGGCAGCCCGAGCGAAGACGGACTCGTTGCCGATGCCAAGGCGGCTTGGAAATACGCCACCGAGGTGGCCGGGCTGAAACCATCCAATATCGTTCTGTTCGGTGAGTCACTCGGAGGGGGAGTGGCGATTCGGCTGGCGGCAGATTTATTCGAAGCGAAAACTCCGCCCGCCGCTCTGGTCGTGCGATCGACCTTCCGCACCATGACCGATGCGGCGGTCCATCGCTTTCCTTGGCTGCCCGTCCGGCTGCTCCTGCTCGACCGCTATGAATCGATCGGACTCGCTCAACAAATTGAGTGCCCGGTCCTCGTCTTTCACGGCGATCGTGACACGGTCATCCCGATCGATCACGCCCGCGACCTGTTCGACTCGTTTCCGGAGGAATCGGATTCCGGCGTGCCGCGACAGTTCGTGTTGCTCGACGGGGCTGATCACAACAATTACGCCGATGTCGCCGGGGTCGAGTTTCAACGAGAATTGAAGGCATTCCTCGATAAGGTCATCAGTACCGAGGAACGCGATCCTTAA
- a CDS encoding DUF1501 domain-containing protein: MTKSFLHHSFSPLGRDFSRRSFLRTASATALASGALGFHNLATTHASELKRKHKSMILLWMQGAPSQFETFSPKPDHENGGGTEAIRTSVPGIEIASTWTETAKAMNDIALIRSMTNKEGNHQRATYQMHTGYVPSGSVKHPSLGANIAHRIAPDDFDLPSIVSIGGGRLGGGTTGTGPGFLGVEYEPFRVAQAGELPQNVALPTSPDRFIRRRSLLSQLDGEFAKRGAAQTVKDHGDIYAKAADLVLSPELKAFDLANEPQSLKDRYGDTDFGRGCLLARRLVESGVTYVEVNLGNWDTHSDNSEECATLSGQCDPAFATLIADLKDRGLLDDTLIVWAGEFGRTPRINARAGRDHFPRAFNAALAGCGVQGGQVIGATSAGGDNVTDRPVTVPDLFHSVCKALEVDMHSETMSPLGRPMKIVEGGAPVNELFS, encoded by the coding sequence ATGACCAAATCATTCCTGCATCACTCGTTCAGCCCGCTCGGTCGAGACTTTTCCCGTCGCTCTTTCCTGCGGACGGCCTCGGCGACCGCCCTTGCTTCGGGTGCCCTCGGGTTTCATAACCTCGCGACGACACACGCATCCGAATTAAAGCGGAAGCACAAGTCGATGATCCTGCTGTGGATGCAGGGCGCGCCGAGCCAGTTTGAGACCTTTTCCCCCAAGCCCGATCATGAAAACGGCGGAGGCACTGAAGCCATCCGCACTAGCGTTCCGGGTATTGAGATCGCCTCGACATGGACCGAAACAGCCAAAGCGATGAACGACATCGCGCTGATTCGCTCGATGACCAATAAGGAAGGCAACCATCAGCGGGCGACCTACCAAATGCATACGGGATACGTGCCTTCGGGCAGCGTGAAGCACCCAAGCCTCGGCGCGAATATCGCCCATCGCATTGCCCCGGACGATTTTGATTTGCCTTCCATCGTTTCGATCGGCGGCGGACGGCTCGGCGGCGGGACGACCGGAACCGGACCGGGTTTCCTCGGCGTCGAATATGAGCCGTTTCGCGTCGCGCAAGCCGGCGAGCTCCCGCAAAACGTCGCCCTCCCGACGTCGCCCGATCGATTCATTCGACGCAGGTCGCTGCTGTCGCAACTTGATGGTGAGTTCGCCAAGCGAGGTGCGGCCCAGACCGTCAAAGATCACGGTGATATCTACGCCAAGGCGGCCGATCTCGTCCTCAGCCCCGAGTTGAAAGCGTTCGATCTTGCCAATGAGCCGCAGTCACTGAAGGACCGCTACGGTGACACCGATTTTGGTCGGGGCTGCCTACTGGCCCGCCGACTTGTTGAGTCGGGCGTGACGTACGTGGAGGTCAATCTCGGCAACTGGGACACGCACAGCGACAATTCCGAAGAGTGCGCCACGCTTTCGGGACAGTGTGACCCGGCTTTCGCCACGTTAATCGCCGATCTGAAGGACCGGGGCCTGCTTGATGACACGCTGATTGTCTGGGCGGGCGAGTTCGGCCGGACGCCGCGAATTAACGCGCGAGCCGGACGGGATCACTTTCCCCGAGCCTTCAATGCGGCCTTGGCCGGATGCGGTGTTCAAGGCGGGCAGGTCATCGGCGCGACCTCCGCGGGGGGCGACAACGTCACCGATCGCCCCGTCACGGTTCCTGATCTGTTCCACTCAGTGTGCAAGGCTCTCGAAGTCGATATGCACTCCGAAACGATGAGCCCGCTCGGCCGGCCGATGAAAATCGTCGAGGGTGGCGCTCCGGTGAATGAACTCTTCTCCTGA
- a CDS encoding DUF1549 domain-containing protein, protein MRFTPVALSLALMFSSLTAYARPVEPLEVAAEVDRILAAAFAEQGVSPSEKCSDVDFLRRAAFDLTGGPPSADEAVLFAVTPDGAKRAELVERLLETEGYSLNWARYWKDVIFSHATNQRARLSEPRFERWMAEQFREGRKWDEIATELITATGDVRENGAVGLLFAHDGEANEIAGEVSRIFMGVQIQCAQCHDHPYDAWKREDFHKLAAFFPRVRVRPVLKENAPRSFEVVSQDRDRTNARARFARNPDFVFRFIDKNRDGRITESETEGTQLERPFPFIVRYGDKDGDGALNLEELKNLPEPPNDRNRSIEHFMPDLSDPDAKGELISPALFASRNVRVSPGTSDSIRRKAAAAGITSTRNPWFARAYVNRMWAELVGEGFYHPLDDMGPQREASYADALDALVFGFAASDYDPKWLFRAIMNTEAYQRALDGSYTDPVDGNAFAATGATRLRADQIYNALSEVLGQPTLRSRVSQSMGGRLGGLDRLRFAFNNTFGFDPSTPKEDLTGDIPQALFLMNSDQVNRSIAANPLSQLGRLLRRYSDDKDAIAEVYLNVLSREPTAAETKICLAYIDKADSRRDAYEDLVWSLINSAEFVSRR, encoded by the coding sequence ATGCGTTTTACTCCTGTCGCCCTCAGTCTGGCCCTGATGTTCAGTTCGCTTACGGCGTACGCGCGTCCGGTGGAGCCGCTCGAGGTTGCCGCGGAAGTGGATCGGATCCTGGCCGCGGCATTCGCCGAACAGGGCGTGTCCCCTTCGGAAAAATGCAGTGACGTCGACTTCCTGCGGCGGGCGGCATTCGACCTGACGGGCGGACCGCCCTCGGCTGACGAGGCCGTGCTGTTTGCCGTGACGCCGGACGGCGCAAAGCGAGCAGAGCTGGTCGAACGCCTGCTCGAAACCGAAGGCTATTCGCTCAACTGGGCCCGCTATTGGAAAGACGTGATCTTCTCCCACGCCACCAATCAGCGGGCCCGGTTGTCCGAACCGAGATTCGAAAGGTGGATGGCCGAGCAATTTCGCGAGGGCCGCAAGTGGGATGAAATCGCCACCGAGCTGATCACAGCCACCGGCGACGTCCGCGAGAACGGCGCGGTCGGCCTGCTCTTCGCCCATGATGGCGAGGCCAATGAGATCGCGGGCGAAGTGAGCCGCATCTTTATGGGCGTGCAGATTCAATGCGCCCAATGCCACGATCATCCGTATGACGCTTGGAAGCGTGAAGACTTTCACAAGCTCGCCGCATTCTTCCCACGTGTGCGTGTTCGTCCGGTGCTAAAGGAGAATGCCCCACGCTCGTTCGAAGTCGTCAGTCAGGATCGCGATCGCACCAACGCCCGCGCCCGATTCGCGAGGAATCCCGACTTCGTCTTCCGTTTTATTGATAAGAATCGTGACGGCAGAATCACCGAGAGTGAAACTGAGGGAACTCAGCTCGAACGACCGTTTCCTTTCATCGTGCGTTACGGTGACAAAGACGGCGACGGCGCGCTGAACCTGGAAGAATTAAAGAATCTGCCGGAGCCGCCGAACGACCGCAATCGCTCGATTGAGCACTTCATGCCGGACCTTTCGGACCCCGATGCGAAAGGCGAATTAATTTCACCGGCCCTGTTCGCGTCTCGAAACGTCCGCGTCTCGCCCGGCACTTCCGACAGCATTCGCCGCAAAGCTGCTGCGGCCGGTATTACGAGCACACGCAATCCGTGGTTCGCTCGGGCTTACGTCAATCGCATGTGGGCGGAGCTCGTCGGCGAAGGCTTCTATCACCCGCTCGACGACATGGGCCCGCAGCGAGAAGCGAGCTATGCGGACGCCTTGGACGCACTCGTGTTCGGGTTTGCCGCCAGCGATTATGACCCGAAATGGCTGTTCCGCGCGATCATGAACACCGAGGCCTACCAACGGGCACTCGATGGCTCTTACACCGATCCCGTTGATGGCAACGCGTTTGCCGCCACGGGGGCGACTCGCCTGCGGGCCGACCAGATTTATAACGCCCTCTCGGAGGTGCTGGGGCAGCCGACGCTCCGCTCACGGGTCAGCCAAAGCATGGGCGGCCGCCTCGGCGGCCTCGATCGGCTGCGGTTCGCCTTTAATAACACCTTCGGCTTCGACCCTTCGACGCCCAAAGAAGACCTGACCGGCGATATCCCTCAAGCCCTGTTCTTAATGAATAGCGATCAGGTCAACCGCTCGATCGCCGCCAATCCGCTGTCTCAACTGGGCCGACTCCTGCGGCGCTATTCGGATGATAAAGACGCGATCGCCGAGGTTTACTTAAACGTGCTTTCACGCGAGCCGACCGCGGCAGAAACAAAGATCTGCCTCGCCTACATCGACAAGGCTGATAGCCGCCGAGACGCCTATGAAGACCTTGTTTGGTCTTTAATTAACAGCGCCGAGTTCGTCTCGCGACGTTGA